Genomic DNA from Leptospira venezuelensis:
TCTATGCCTGCTGATATTCTCCAGCACCATGATCGCATCATCCACGACTATACCAGTCGCTAAAGAAAGACCAAGCAAAGTGAATGTATTTAATGTAAATCCGGCAAAGTACAGGATCAAAAAAGTTCCCATAACGGAAGTAGGGATCGCAAGAAGAACGTTCCAAGTGCTGCTCCAATTCCCTAAGAACAATCTACATACGATTCCCGTAAGCACCGCAGAAAGGATTAGAGTAAAAACTAATTCATGGACCGAATCCCTGATAAAAGTAGTATTATCATTGGAGACATTCAGTTCGAATCCGGGAGGAAGAGTGGGTCTCAGATCTTCTAACTTCTCCTTTACCAAGTCTCCTACTTCTACGGCGTTTGCACCTTTGATCTTTTTGATCCCGAGACCAACGGCAGAAACTCCGTTAAATCTGGAAATCCTTCTGATCTCATCCAGTCCATCTTCTATCTTAGAAACTTCTCTCAAGCGTACCGGACGGAACATCGCGGCACCACTTCTGGAGTTGATATATATATTAGAAAATTGTTCTACAGTTGGAACGTCTCCCACTGCTCTTAAAGAAACTTCGGAAAGTTTATTTTGTACTCTTCCGGAAGGAACTTCTATATTCTGTTCCGTTAATGTATTGATGATATCATTTACCGTAAGTTCCGCTCTCAAAAGTCGGATCGGATCCAAGAAGACGTTGATCGTGCGATCTACATAACCGCCGAGTATGATCTCACCTACTCCTGGAATTTCCTGGAACTTATCTTTGAGCCTGGTCTTAACGAAAACCATCTTCTCCTGATCGGTTCTATTCGGAGCGGTTAATGCGACCCAGATAATCGGTTGGTCATCCGGATTGGATTTCATGATGATCGCAGGATCCAGATCATCCGGAAGTTTATTACTTACCTGAGCGATCTTAGTTTGGATCTCTTGTACCGCGACGTCCACGTCCCGTTTGAGCTCCAATTCCACAGTGATCGTAGCGGAACCGTCGGTGGAAACGGAACGGACTTCTACCACACCTTGGACAGTCATTAGAACTTCTTCGATAGGATCGACTACGTCAGTCTCCATAACTTGAGCGTTTGCTCCGGTCAAGTTGAGAGTAACGTTCACGATCGGGAAGTCCACGTCTGGCATCTGAGAAAGACCCATACGGGAGAAGCCGATACTTCCCAGCAGGATGATAGCAGCCATCATCATCCATGCGAAAATTGGATTGCGAATAGAAACCTCGGAAAGCTTCAAAGGAACCTCTTTCTATCTATATTTGTAGGGAGGGATTTTTGTTTAGTTATAGGACCTGCCTTTTTCGGGCAAGTGCCAGATTTTTTCTTGTCCGAAGGACCGGAAAAGTGTACTAAACAGAACTCATGTCGTTTCAATTATTGGATCCCGAAAAAGGAATATTTCTCTCAGAAGCAGGTTCCACGAATACCATCTTAAAAGGAAAGGAATTCCCACCAGGGTCCTGGATCCTAGCGGATTTTCAATCTTCCGGAAGGGGAAGAAAGGGCAAAACCTGGAGTATATTGGGAGAAGAGCCTTTTATTTTTTCGGGTAAATTTTCCTCTAATTCTAACCTATCCTCTCCGGGGCTGTTCTCCTTATATGTCGGGGTCGCAGTAGCAAAGGCGATTTTGTCCGTATATCCTTCTGCCAGTAAAAAAGATCTTAGGATTAAATGGCCGAACGATATCTATTTAAACGGAAAAAAAGTCTGCGGTATACTGATCGAAACGGAAAAAGAAGGAGAAGTTTGGGACTGGATCCTTGGGATCGGGGCCAATCTTTACGGCACTGAAATTCCGGAATATCTGAGTGATGCAGGGTTCGTTACTGATGATCAAAACGAAAAAGGAAGAAGGAACCGATTTTTAGAAACATTACTTCCTCTTCTGAACGATGCAGTATTAGCGATCTCGGATGGAGAAAAAAGGATAGAATTCATCAATGAAAAACTTCTCTGGAAGGGAGAAACCATTGCCTGGACGGAAAGTGGAGAACAAAAAACCGCAACTCTATTGGGAGTAAATGAAGAAGGAAAATTATTAGCCCGGACCTCGGTCGGAAACATGGTCGAATTCATTGACAGCCCCGAGGATTTTAGGTCCTTGGGATAGAATGATCCTAGTAATCGACGTTGGGAATACCAACACGGTCTTCGGTATTTATAAGAACGGTTCCAAAGAGCCGATTTTCCATAGAAGAACAGTTACTCGAAGAGATAGAACTTCCGACGAAATGGGACTTTATCTCAAAGGTTTCCTCCGAGAATTCGAAATAGACAGCAGCCAAATTGTCGGCGGGATCTATTCTTCCGTGGTTCCTCAGTTGAATCCGATCATAGAAAGAATGATCCATGATTGGTTCCAGATTGAACCGATCAGAGTTCAGTATCAGATGAAGCTGCCATTCGGGATCAAGTATCCTCGTCCTTTCGAGATAGGCGCAGACAGATTGGTGAACGCTGCTGCCGCAGTAAAGGATCATCCGGGAAAATCGATCATCATTGATTTGGGAACAGCCACCACATTCTGCGTAGTAGATGATACTCCTGATTATTTGGGAGGAGTGATCGCTCCAGGGCTTAAAGGTTCCATGGATGCTTTGACTAGAAATACCGCACAACTTCCTCCGATCGTATTCCAAGCTCCTTCTAAAATATTAGGAGATTCTACTATAGAATCCATTCAGGCAGGATTCTTTTTCGGATGGATAGGTCTTTTAGAAGGTATTATCAAAGAAGTTAGAGCGGCTCACGGAAACGATTATAGAGTGATCG
This window encodes:
- a CDS encoding biotin--[acetyl-CoA-carboxylase] ligase, translating into MSFQLLDPEKGIFLSEAGSTNTILKGKEFPPGSWILADFQSSGRGRKGKTWSILGEEPFIFSGKFSSNSNLSSPGLFSLYVGVAVAKAILSVYPSASKKDLRIKWPNDIYLNGKKVCGILIETEKEGEVWDWILGIGANLYGTEIPEYLSDAGFVTDDQNEKGRRNRFLETLLPLLNDAVLAISDGEKRIEFINEKLLWKGETIAWTESGEQKTATLLGVNEEGKLLARTSVGNMVEFIDSPEDFRSLG
- a CDS encoding type III pantothenate kinase, producing the protein MILVIDVGNTNTVFGIYKNGSKEPIFHRRTVTRRDRTSDEMGLYLKGFLREFEIDSSQIVGGIYSSVVPQLNPIIERMIHDWFQIEPIRVQYQMKLPFGIKYPRPFEIGADRLVNAAAAVKDHPGKSIIIDLGTATTFCVVDDTPDYLGGVIAPGLKGSMDALTRNTAQLPPIVFQAPSKILGDSTIESIQAGFFFGWIGLLEGIIKEVRAAHGNDYRVIGTGGLVTTIHAANPKIFDKIEPLLTLRGLQILYEDNAK